From a region of the Kwoniella mangroviensis CBS 8507 chromosome 1 map unlocalized Ctg01, whole genome shotgun sequence genome:
- a CDS encoding GDP-mannose transporter 2 encodes MSGPRTPTISRPHTPNGLSPRGSYTNLSAALDASTPGSSTPALMAEKERMRAEAEVREALLKAADGAEKAKKEETGMPAGSPVWPILSYCVASIMMTVVNKFVVSGHQFTMTFLLLTIQSAVCVACVWTVKRIGFISFRDFDMNDAKTWFPVSFLLVAVIYTGSKSLQFLSIPVYTIFKNLTIILIAYGEVLWFGGNVTGLTLVSFFLMVGSSIIAAWSDISSTLARLSAGVAVLDPTSGADVPLPSGVMGSLNAGYVWMFINCVASAAYVLFMRKRIKVTGFKDWDSMFYNNLLSIPVLLIFSLIVEDWGSASFARNFPEVGRTFLLSAIAFSGAVAVFISYSTAWCVRTCGSTTYSMVGALNKLPVAASGILFFGDPANLGNVSAIGVGGIAGVVYAVAKTNQAKIEKAKQARSGDSKA; translated from the exons ATGTCAGGTCCAAGAACTCCCACCATCTCTCGACCACACACTCCCAACGGTCTATCACCCCGAGGATCATATACCAACCTATCTGCTGCTCTCGACGCTTCCACCCCCGGATCATCCACTCCTGCATTGATggctgagaaggagaggatgcgagccgaagctgaagtgAGGGAGGCGTTGTTGAAGGCTGCTGATGGAGCTGAGAAGgccaagaaggaggagacTGGTATGCCAGCTGGATCACCAG TATGGCCTATTTTGAGTTACTGTGTGGCTTCTATCATGATGACTGTGGTGAACAAATTTGTCGTATCAGGACATCAATTCACCATGACCTTCTTGC TCCTTACTATCCAATCGGCAGTATGTGTAGCTTGTGTATGGACGGTCAAACGGATCGGTTTCATCAGCT TCCGAGACTTCGATATGAACGATGCCAAAACATGGTTCCCCGTTTCCTTTTTACTCGTCGCTGTGATTTACACCGGATCAAAATCATTGCAATTCTTATCTATCCCTGTATACAC TATCTTTAAGAATCTtactatcatcttgatcGCTTACGGAGAAGTATTATGGTTTGGAGGAAACGTCACTGGTTTGACCTTGGTCTCGTTCTTCCTCATGGtcggatcatccatcattgcCGCTTGGTCCGATATCTCCTCTACTCTCGCTAGATTATCTGCCGGCGTCGCTGTACTCGACCCCACAAGCGGTGCCGATGtacctcttccttcaggCGTGATGGGAAGTCTGAACGCAGGCTATGTGTGGATGTTCATCAACTGTGTTGCTTCTGCTGCTTAT GTCCTGTTCATGAGAAAGCGAATCAAGGTCACCGGATTCAAAGACTGGGATTCCATGTTTTACAACAACCTCCTCTCCATCCCTGTCTTACTTATTTTCTCTTTGATTGTCGAAGATTGGGGATCGGCATCTTTCGCTAGAAACTT CCCAGAAGTAGGAAGGACCTTCTTACTTTCCGCCATAGCGTTCTCAGGTGCCGTAGCAGTATTCATCTCGTACTCTACCGCATGGTGCGTCCGAACTTGCGGATCGACCACCTACTCGATGGTCGGAGCACTCAACAAGCTCCCGGTTGCTGCCTCAGGTATTCTGTTCTTTGGAGATCCCGCCAACTTAGGAAACGTCTCCGCTATCGGTGTAGGAGGAATCGCAGGAGTGGTATATGCTGTCGCTAAGACGAATCAGGCAAAGATCGAAAAGGCCAAGCAGGCTAGATCGGGTGATAGTAAGGCGTAG